In Anaerolineales bacterium, the following proteins share a genomic window:
- a CDS encoding roadblock/LC7 domain-containing protein yields the protein MTKSRSDQMVERLRNMQAAAPDIEASAVVSVDGLIMASALQQGVEEDRVSAMSAAMLSLGERISTELGRAGLEQVYIKGDAGSIVLTSIGDEAVLTAMARQEAKLGMIFLEMRRAAEDIVKLVG from the coding sequence ATGACAAAATCCCGCTCCGACCAGATGGTTGAACGACTGCGCAATATGCAAGCCGCCGCGCCCGACATTGAGGCTTCGGCGGTCGTTTCGGTGGACGGGTTGATCATGGCTTCTGCCCTGCAACAAGGCGTGGAGGAAGACCGCGTGTCGGCGATGTCTGCCGCGATGCTTTCGCTCGGCGAACGGATCTCAACCGAACTGGGACGCGCAGGCTTGGAGCAGGTGTACATCAAAGGCGACGCGGGTTCGATCGTGCTGACGTCGATCGGGGACGAGGCGGTTCTGACCGCGATGGCGCGGCAGGAAGCCAAACTCGGCATGATCTTCCTCGAGATGCGGCGCGCCGCCGAAGACATTGTGAAACTGGTCGGATGA
- the pth gene encoding aminoacyl-tRNA hydrolase, translated as MTETFLLIGLGNPGREYANTRHNFGFMAIDRLAVRLNAQGMKVQSKAIVTNAMYEDHKLILAKPQTYMNLSGQSVQGLAHFYKIPNESLMILSDDLDLPFGTIRIRASGGPGGQRGLSSILERLGTKDVPRMRLGIGRPPGRMDPADYVLQNFSKDDLESLSEILDRAADAALEFVVNGLTTAMNKFNGDARD; from the coding sequence ATGACAGAAACCTTCCTCCTCATCGGTCTCGGCAACCCAGGGCGTGAATATGCCAACACCCGCCACAACTTTGGCTTCATGGCAATTGACCGCCTCGCGGTGCGACTCAACGCGCAAGGGATGAAAGTGCAATCCAAAGCCATCGTCACGAACGCAATGTATGAAGATCATAAACTCATCCTTGCCAAGCCGCAGACCTACATGAACTTGTCGGGTCAATCCGTGCAGGGACTGGCTCACTTCTATAAAATCCCGAATGAAAGCCTGATGATTCTCTCCGACGATCTCGACTTGCCCTTTGGCACGATTCGCATCCGCGCCTCGGGCGGACCTGGCGGTCAGCGCGGCTTGTCATCCATTTTGGAACGGCTCGGCACAAAAGATGTCCCGCGTATGCGGCTCGGTATCGGTCGCCCGCCTGGACGCATGGACCCCGCCGACTACGTCTTGCAAAATTTCTCGAAGGATGACCTGGAATCCCTCTCCGAGATCCTCGACCGCGCCGCCGATGCCGCGTTGGAATTTGTCGTCAATGGTTTGACAACGGCGATGAATAAATTTAATGGCGACGCTAGAGACTAG
- the mfd gene encoding transcription-repair coupling factor gives MHSILSSIRSLPPYQHLLTQIKSGKQIAGLGLPRAARLPVLAGLLEDLNQPILFITDRSDHSLSLFDELGFWLKSPRFHFAEPNPLFYEQAAWGVTTRRDRLQALTALANYHLPFTQKPETPPVLIASVRSLMTRTMPRRDFLKACKKLSVNQTIQPDALLRSWAEIGYQRVNTVLEPGQFSSRGGILDIWATAETMPVRLDFFGDEIETIRKFDPASQRTIEKLDSILVTPAREYLVRSAVELLNDQHGEYESELSEFHIPLLHSQPATLLDYLPQKAVVLIDDVSIIESMAEEVEAQAVKFRQDSIAEETLSSDFPLPYIPWSELYDGMGERAVELGFSTNEERLDTRELENLSACFGHDERFGGRLKPFVDYVAGLAAKGEPVVIVSRQAKRLEELWLEASQADPASEPPIFIESSLSEGFTLSLQSPVSDDQLPITNYQSLHLITDSEIFGWERPQPRTRQRPVAETPESVYADLDAGDFVVHIDHGVGRFGGLVQRELDGHVREFLAVEYEGDGQLYVPVHQADRLTRYVGAEGAAPALDRLGGQEWHEKKGRVKAAVLEVAQEMLDLYARRHVAQGYAFKPDTAWQKELEDSFPYVETDDQKRALADIKRDMESTRPMDRLLCGDVGYGKTEVALRAAFKAVMDGKQVAILVPTTVLAQQHYETFLQRLAAFPVKVEMLSRFRTPREQAAILHGLAIGEIDIVVGTHRLISGDVQFKELGLVVIDEEQRFGVTHKEHLKKLRTEVDVLTLTATPIPRTLYMALTGVRDISNLNTPPEERLPIATHVGPYSPKLVRQAILRELERGGQIFFVHNRVQTIDAMKAHLHQLVPEANVDIGHGQMPENQLSEVMHRFNNGDTDILLSTTIIESGLDIPNANTLIVDRADTFGLAQLYQLRGRVGRGAARAYSYFFRHNKMSPTQEGQQRLEVIAENTQLGAGYSIAMRDLEIRGAGELLGTRQSGHIQAVGFHLYTRLLADAVRRLRYVDKLTGSQVNLQPVNLETFQPLSMPVNVDLPLAVGIPAEYIPDQDLRLRLYRRIADLRDETEIEALASEFKDRFGDLPEMTENLFYQMRVKLRAEKAGLSSINWESGQIVLRYPASANGSEPKRLADLGAGIRGGKNAYWCSFGEDWEGKLLEVLGRL, from the coding sequence ATGCACTCAATTCTCTCCTCAATCCGCTCCCTTCCTCCATACCAGCATTTGCTGACCCAGATCAAATCGGGTAAACAAATCGCTGGGCTGGGATTGCCGCGCGCCGCGCGGTTGCCCGTCCTTGCGGGTTTGCTCGAAGACCTCAACCAGCCGATTCTCTTCATCACCGACCGCTCCGACCATTCGCTGTCGCTTTTCGATGAATTAGGATTCTGGCTCAAGTCGCCGCGCTTTCACTTTGCAGAACCGAATCCGCTGTTTTACGAACAAGCCGCGTGGGGTGTGACGACTCGCCGCGACCGTTTGCAAGCCCTCACCGCGCTAGCCAATTACCATCTGCCATTTACACAAAAACCCGAAACGCCGCCTGTTCTCATTGCTTCCGTCCGTTCGTTGATGACGCGTACGATGCCGCGGCGTGACTTTCTCAAGGCGTGCAAGAAGTTATCGGTCAACCAAACGATTCAACCCGACGCGTTATTGCGGAGTTGGGCGGAGATCGGCTATCAACGCGTCAACACGGTTCTTGAGCCTGGACAATTCTCCAGCCGCGGCGGCATCCTCGACATCTGGGCGACCGCAGAAACCATGCCCGTCCGCCTGGATTTCTTCGGCGACGAGATCGAAACGATTCGCAAGTTTGACCCCGCCTCGCAACGGACGATCGAGAAACTCGATTCGATTCTTGTCACGCCTGCGCGGGAGTACCTCGTTCGTTCAGCAGTTGAACTGCTGAACGATCAACATGGCGAGTATGAATCGGAATTGTCTGAGTTTCACATCCCACTGCTTCATTCACAACCTGCAACCCTGCTTGATTACCTCCCTCAAAAAGCCGTTGTGCTGATTGACGATGTATCCATCATCGAATCGATGGCGGAGGAGGTCGAGGCGCAGGCGGTCAAGTTCAGGCAGGACAGCATCGCAGAGGAAACTTTATCATCCGATTTCCCGTTGCCATACATTCCGTGGTCCGAGTTGTATGATGGGATGGGGGAGAGGGCGGTGGAGTTGGGATTCTCGACAAACGAAGAGAGATTGGATACTAGAGAATTAGAGAATTTGTCGGCGTGCTTTGGGCATGATGAGCGATTTGGCGGAAGACTCAAACCATTTGTTGATTATGTCGCGGGGTTGGCGGCGAAGGGCGAACCCGTCGTCATCGTGTCGCGCCAAGCTAAAAGGTTGGAAGAACTTTGGCTTGAGGCGAGTCAGGCCGACCCTGCGTCTGAACCGCCGATCTTCATCGAGTCATCTTTATCAGAGGGATTCACCCTCAGTCTCCAGTCTCCAGTCTCCGACGATCAATTACCAATTACTAATTACCAATCTCTCCATCTAATAACTGATTCCGAAATCTTCGGTTGGGAACGCCCGCAACCGCGCACGCGCCAGCGGCCCGTCGCAGAGACGCCTGAATCGGTGTATGCGGATTTGGACGCGGGCGATTTTGTTGTGCATATCGATCACGGCGTTGGGCGCTTCGGTGGATTGGTTCAGCGCGAGTTGGATGGGCATGTGCGCGAGTTTCTCGCGGTGGAATACGAGGGCGACGGACAATTGTATGTGCCTGTGCATCAAGCGGATCGGTTGACGCGTTATGTGGGCGCGGAAGGCGCGGCGCCCGCGTTGGATCGTTTGGGCGGGCAGGAGTGGCACGAGAAAAAAGGGCGCGTCAAAGCGGCGGTATTGGAAGTGGCGCAAGAGATGTTGGATTTGTACGCGCGCCGACATGTGGCGCAGGGATACGCGTTCAAGCCCGATACGGCGTGGCAAAAAGAGTTGGAAGATTCGTTTCCGTACGTGGAGACCGATGACCAGAAGCGCGCTCTGGCGGACATCAAGCGCGACATGGAATCGACGCGCCCGATGGATCGTCTGTTGTGCGGCGACGTGGGCTATGGCAAAACCGAAGTGGCGTTGCGCGCCGCGTTCAAAGCCGTGATGGATGGCAAGCAAGTTGCGATTCTTGTGCCGACGACTGTGTTGGCGCAACAACATTACGAAACTTTTTTACAACGACTCGCCGCGTTCCCCGTGAAAGTGGAAATGCTTTCCCGTTTTCGCACGCCGCGCGAACAAGCCGCCATCCTACACGGACTCGCCATCGGCGAGATTGACATTGTCGTCGGCACGCATCGTTTGATCTCGGGCGACGTGCAATTCAAAGAGTTGGGTCTCGTGGTGATTGACGAAGAACAACGCTTCGGCGTCACACACAAGGAGCATCTCAAAAAACTTCGCACCGAAGTGGACGTGTTGACTCTCACCGCCACGCCGATTCCACGAACGCTGTACATGGCGCTCACGGGCGTGCGCGATATTTCCAACCTCAACACGCCGCCCGAGGAACGTTTGCCCATCGCCACGCACGTCGGTCCGTATTCGCCGAAACTTGTGCGGCAGGCGATTCTGCGTGAACTCGAACGCGGCGGACAAATTTTCTTCGTGCATAACCGCGTCCAGACCATCGACGCGATGAAGGCGCATCTCCATCAACTCGTCCCCGAAGCGAACGTAGATATCGGTCACGGGCAGATGCCAGAGAATCAGCTATCGGAGGTGATGCACCGCTTCAACAACGGCGATACCGACATCCTGCTTTCGACGACCATCATCGAATCGGGATTGGACATCCCCAACGCGAACACCCTCATCGTGGACCGCGCCGACACCTTCGGTTTGGCTCAACTCTATCAACTACGCGGCAGGGTCGGACGTGGAGCTGCGCGCGCCTACTCCTACTTTTTCCGCCACAACAAGATGAGTCCCACACAAGAGGGTCAACAACGGCTGGAGGTCATCGCCGAGAACACGCAACTCGGCGCAGGCTATTCGATCGCCATGCGCGACCTCGAAATACGCGGCGCAGGCGAATTGCTCGGAACGCGCCAAAGCGGTCACATCCAAGCGGTTGGGTTTCATTTGTACACGCGGTTGTTGGCGGATGCCGTTCGTCGCTTGCGCTACGTTGACAAGTTGACAGGTTCGCAAGTTAACCTGCAACCTGTTAACTTGGAAACTTTCCAACCGCTTTCCATGCCCGTAAACGTAGACCTCCCCCTCGCTGTCGGAATCCCTGCCGAGTACATTCCCGATCAGGATTTACGTTTGAGGCTGTATCGCCGCATAGCGGACTTGCGCGACGAAACCGAGATCGAGGCGCTGGCGTCCGAGTTCAAGGATCGTTTCGGCGACTTGCCTGAAATGACCGAGAATCTGTTCTACCAGATGCGCGTCAAGTTGCGGGCAGAGAAGGCGGGACTGTCGTCCATCAACTGGGAGAGCGGACAGATCGTCTTGCGTTATCCCGCCTCGGCGAACGGCTCCGAACCCAAGCGTCTGGCAGACCTAGGCGCGGGCATCCGCGGCGGCAAGAACGCCTATTGGTGCTCATTCGGCGAGGATTGGGAGGGGAAGTTGTTGGAGGTGTTGGGGAGGTTGTAA
- a CDS encoding membrane lipoprotein lipid attachment site-containing protein: MKKLIIVILALFVLSACATSAAPTRPPVVESVPATATGTTLYISATMHIETKSDSWPADKEAFLSFLQQTTDAGIHWSIGGDIGWLESAEDAQEIVQRSAAMGVQWDIHAHNPDDFGKIAYILNSWGVTPTNVVSGFLIQNFDSLQASYSYQGMSWSPQVIWGGVVCAGHKPGCDDSSISLYRPTSSSQFELHNPNGNIIKLGGGSHQLADAELLAAQIANGQYPYPVIGYTIMVEPETLRIATSSTDDLNAILAFVERMNQYPFVRWATIQGTANAWVSAGEVPFQIGE; the protein is encoded by the coding sequence ATGAAAAAGTTGATAATCGTTATCCTCGCATTATTTGTCCTTTCTGCGTGTGCCACCTCAGCCGCGCCGACTCGGCCTCCAGTGGTGGAGTCGGTTCCTGCAACGGCGACAGGCACGACGTTGTACATCTCCGCCACGATGCACATCGAAACGAAATCCGATTCGTGGCCCGCAGATAAGGAAGCGTTCCTCTCCTTCCTTCAACAAACTACCGATGCGGGCATTCACTGGTCAATCGGCGGCGACATTGGCTGGCTCGAATCGGCGGAGGATGCGCAGGAAATTGTCCAACGTTCGGCGGCGATGGGCGTGCAATGGGATATTCATGCCCACAATCCCGACGACTTCGGCAAGATCGCCTACATCCTCAACTCATGGGGCGTCACACCGACAAACGTCGTGAGCGGATTCTTGATTCAGAACTTCGATAGTTTGCAGGCGAGTTATTCGTATCAAGGCATGAGTTGGTCGCCGCAGGTGATCTGGGGCGGGGTGGTCTGCGCTGGTCACAAACCTGGTTGTGATGATTCTTCGATAAGCTTGTATCGTCCCACAAGCAGTTCGCAATTTGAATTGCACAATCCCAACGGGAATATCATCAAACTTGGCGGGGGAAGCCATCAATTAGCGGATGCCGAATTGCTCGCCGCGCAAATTGCGAACGGTCAATATCCGTATCCCGTCATCGGGTACACTATCATGGTCGAGCCTGAGACGTTGCGGATCGCAACCTCATCCACCGACGACCTCAACGCCATCCTTGCGTTTGTCGAGCGGATGAATCAATATCCCTTCGTGAGATGGGCGACGATTCAAGGTACGGCGAATGCGTGGGTGAGCGCGGGCGAGGTTCCGTTTCAGATCGGCGAGTAA
- a CDS encoding class I SAM-dependent methyltransferase — MDIRSYNRDAWNREVESSNRWTQPVDSETIEKARKGEFGILLTENITVPQRWFPPLKNADVLCLASGGGQQGPIFAALGANVTVYDNSPAQLKQDQLVAEREALSLKTVEGDAADLSAFADESFDLIFNPVSTVFMQDVRKVWRECFRVLRHGGVLMTGSMNPVHYIFDLFKMDEGALEVAHSIPYSDVTSLSQEDLDEYLAKGSPLEFGHSLTDLLGGQCAAGFVITDLYEDVMSDSPLAKFHPNYIATRAVKL, encoded by the coding sequence ATGGACATCCGCTCGTACAATCGTGACGCATGGAACCGTGAGGTCGAATCGAGCAATCGCTGGACTCAACCCGTCGATTCGGAAACGATTGAAAAAGCCAGAAAAGGTGAGTTCGGAATCTTGCTCACCGAAAACATAACTGTCCCTCAGCGTTGGTTTCCGCCATTGAAAAACGCGGACGTGCTTTGTCTCGCCAGCGGAGGCGGGCAACAGGGACCCATTTTCGCCGCGCTGGGCGCAAACGTCACCGTCTACGACAACTCCCCTGCCCAATTGAAACAGGATCAACTCGTGGCAGAGAGAGAAGCGTTGAGTCTCAAAACAGTTGAAGGCGACGCGGCGGATTTATCTGCATTCGCAGACGAATCGTTCGACCTTATCTTCAACCCCGTTTCGACAGTTTTCATGCAAGATGTTCGCAAAGTTTGGCGAGAATGTTTCCGAGTTCTTCGTCACGGAGGGGTTTTGATGACGGGCTCGATGAATCCCGTCCACTACATTTTCGATTTATTCAAAATGGACGAAGGCGCCTTGGAAGTCGCGCACTCCATCCCCTACTCGGATGTGACCAGCCTCTCGCAAGAGGACCTGGACGAGTATCTCGCCAAAGGTTCGCCGCTGGAGTTCGGTCACTCGCTCACCGACTTGCTCGGCGGTCAATGCGCGGCGGGATTCGTCATTACGGATTTGTACGAAGATGTGATGTCCGATTCGCCGCTGGCGAAGTTCCATCCCAATTACATCGCGACGCGGGCGGTTAAATTGTGA
- a CDS encoding MFS transporter, translating to MKEFFNKVRSVYNEYPRAFWTYNLIVFIDRLGGFMLYPFFALYLTKKFGIGMATVGLLFAVFSASGMVGSALGGALADRMGRKSVIIASLLLSSLSALGMGFAPTLTIFALVVVFVGTLSSIGHPAHEAVVADLLPENKRAEGYGIIRVVFNIAVIIAPPIAGLLIGISYSALFIVDAVISVIAAGIVIAFLPETKPAAHPHAKSESMRQTFAGYGRVFRDRSFIAFIAVSVMMTLVYMNMNSTLGVYLRDQHGQPEIVFGALLSINAIMVVVMQFWVTRLIKKYKPMLAMAFGAMLYAIGFAMYGFVSGFAFFVTAMVVITIGEMVVSPVQQSLIASFAPEDMRGRYMAVSGLTWSLAFTIGPYFAGLILDGPNPGALFLWCGIIGALAALGFTLLNRTRPADLPIPEPAGTD from the coding sequence ATGAAAGAATTTTTCAACAAAGTAAGAAGCGTTTACAACGAATACCCTCGCGCGTTCTGGACGTACAATCTCATCGTGTTCATTGACCGCCTCGGCGGGTTCATGCTCTATCCGTTTTTTGCGTTGTATCTCACCAAGAAATTCGGGATCGGCATGGCGACTGTCGGACTGTTGTTCGCGGTGTTCTCGGCTTCGGGCATGGTTGGGTCGGCGCTAGGCGGCGCGTTGGCGGATCGGATGGGACGCAAATCGGTCATCATTGCCAGCCTGCTACTTTCCTCGTTGAGCGCGCTGGGCATGGGCTTTGCCCCAACCTTGACCATCTTCGCGCTTGTTGTCGTGTTCGTTGGGACGCTGTCGAGCATCGGTCACCCGGCGCATGAAGCGGTCGTGGCAGATTTGCTCCCCGAAAACAAACGCGCAGAGGGATACGGCATCATCCGCGTGGTATTCAACATCGCAGTCATCATCGCCCCGCCAATTGCCGGGCTACTCATCGGAATCTCGTACAGCGCTCTCTTCATCGTGGATGCGGTCATCAGCGTGATCGCGGCAGGAATCGTCATCGCATTCCTCCCAGAGACCAAGCCCGCCGCTCACCCGCACGCAAAATCCGAATCCATGCGCCAAACCTTCGCCGGTTATGGACGCGTCTTCCGCGACCGATCGTTTATCGCTTTCATCGCCGTTTCGGTCATGATGACGCTCGTCTACATGAACATGAACTCCACGCTCGGCGTTTATCTGCGCGACCAGCATGGTCAGCCTGAAATCGTATTCGGCGCGCTGCTCAGCATCAACGCGATCATGGTTGTAGTAATGCAGTTTTGGGTAACGCGGTTGATCAAAAAATATAAACCGATGCTCGCCATGGCATTTGGCGCGATGCTGTACGCGATTGGCTTCGCCATGTACGGGTTCGTCAGCGGCTTCGCGTTTTTCGTAACGGCAATGGTGGTTATCACCATCGGCGAAATGGTCGTGTCGCCCGTTCAGCAATCGCTCATCGCCAGTTTCGCCCCCGAAGACATGCGCGGACGTTACATGGCTGTCTCAGGCTTGACATGGAGTTTGGCGTTCACGATCGGTCCGTATTTTGCAGGACTCATTCTCGACGGTCCAAACCCCGGCGCGCTCTTCCTCTGGTGCGGAATTATTGGTGCGCTCGCCGCTCTTGGATTTACACTCCTCAACCGCACGCGTCCAGCGGATTTACCAATCCCTGAACCTGCGGGCACAGATTAA
- a CDS encoding metalloregulator ArsR/SmtB family transcription factor translates to MSPFNIKLEKTRVDSQLVQVEPGLNIFGSMLLTAKKEDEPGLHEWVRNTQETMSAEELFRHKLVLIGFHYAVMPTASFQTFEAYLENLESTPPSELRTRLLAAYEKMCLTDEAKNLKELSANWEEILTSATHYVDFLRSRFGDDLVDIDLETRAYEYVIDPAALKQLITGHIRWFWKNHLEAEWNRVRPMLEESARAFNKLDLDDLARNELVNLITGKEVAETKWGGEFLRAKELIFIPNAHIGPYIREAMVGDHFYIYFGARMPEGSDIQIPELDRAEIVSRLSALADDTRLKILQMIAENGEMRAQEIMDAVNLSQPSVSRYLSQLTATGYLQERRESGAKVYMLNNDRIEKTLKAVQAFLLDRS, encoded by the coding sequence ATGTCGCCATTCAATATCAAACTCGAAAAAACCCGAGTCGACAGCCAGTTAGTGCAGGTTGAGCCCGGCTTGAATATCTTTGGAAGCATGTTGTTGACTGCTAAGAAGGAAGACGAGCCGGGTCTACACGAGTGGGTGAGAAATACCCAGGAGACAATGTCCGCTGAGGAACTGTTTAGACACAAATTGGTATTGATCGGTTTCCATTACGCGGTCATGCCAACCGCTTCGTTCCAGACGTTTGAGGCTTATCTCGAAAACCTTGAATCTACTCCCCCATCCGAATTGCGGACACGCCTTCTCGCAGCGTATGAAAAGATGTGCTTAACCGATGAGGCAAAGAACCTCAAGGAACTTTCGGCGAATTGGGAAGAGATACTCACCTCCGCGACCCACTACGTGGATTTTCTCCGTTCACGGTTTGGCGACGACCTGGTAGACATTGACCTCGAAACAAGGGCATATGAATACGTGATCGACCCAGCCGCGTTGAAACAATTGATCACGGGGCACATCCGCTGGTTTTGGAAGAACCATCTCGAAGCCGAGTGGAACCGTGTCCGCCCAATGCTTGAGGAATCTGCCCGGGCGTTCAACAAACTCGATCTCGACGACCTGGCTCGCAATGAACTTGTCAATTTAATAACCGGCAAAGAGGTCGCCGAAACGAAATGGGGCGGCGAATTCTTGCGGGCGAAGGAGTTGATCTTCATCCCCAACGCCCACATCGGACCGTACATTCGCGAAGCAATGGTCGGCGATCATTTCTACATTTATTTTGGCGCGCGCATGCCGGAGGGTTCTGACATCCAAATTCCTGAACTGGACCGCGCGGAGATCGTCTCAAGGCTTTCGGCGTTGGCAGATGATACCCGCTTGAAGATCCTGCAGATGATCGCGGAAAATGGCGAGATGCGAGCACAAGAGATCATGGACGCCGTCAACTTGAGCCAGCCGAGCGTTTCGCGCTATCTCTCCCAACTGACCGCCACCGGATATTTACAGGAACGAAGAGAAAGCGGAGCGAAAGTTTACATGCTGAATAACGACCGCATAGAAAAAACGCTGAAAGCAGTTCAAGCCTTTTTACTGGATCGCTCGTAA
- a CDS encoding LysM peptidoglycan-binding domain-containing protein: MLQEPSSQKSQICPTCGTRLSENATRCLVCGTELKSKAATKAKKADTVVQASRMPEITLSLPAALAALVIVLVIGAVGIYFILSSGATGASLVTPTAEGTITATATVTPTATEAPTGTAIPTQTPLPPFDYTVREGETCGVIAATFKVSVQSIIITNQLSSECFVSVGQTLKIPYPTSTPAPPPTDIPNEATQTAQACEKVTYTVQANDTLSSIAANYNIPQDAIKFYNGLASDNVLLGTTLVIPLCERFATPGPTPTATLPPPYPAPNLLLPADGAAFTLANDVVTLQWASVGTLRENERYQIIIEDVTTGELRITDYATDTKYIVPTSFRPNDNLAHLIRWWVTTVRQNGVDEQGQPIWVSAGAISEKRAFTWVGVAVQGTPKP; the protein is encoded by the coding sequence ATGCTTCAAGAACCTTCATCTCAAAAATCACAGATCTGCCCTACTTGCGGAACGCGTCTCAGCGAGAACGCGACGCGCTGTCTCGTGTGCGGGACGGAACTCAAATCAAAAGCCGCGACCAAAGCCAAGAAAGCGGATACGGTCGTGCAAGCCAGCCGCATGCCAGAGATTACTCTCAGTTTACCCGCCGCGCTTGCCGCGCTTGTGATCGTGCTGGTGATCGGCGCGGTCGGCATCTATTTCATCTTGTCGTCCGGCGCGACCGGCGCGTCGCTCGTCACGCCGACAGCCGAAGGCACCATCACTGCCACCGCCACCGTCACACCCACGGCAACCGAAGCGCCAACCGGCACTGCGATCCCGACACAGACGCCGCTGCCTCCGTTCGACTACACCGTGCGCGAGGGCGAAACATGCGGCGTGATTGCCGCCACGTTCAAAGTGTCGGTGCAAAGCATCATCATCACGAACCAACTCTCCTCTGAATGTTTTGTTTCGGTAGGGCAAACGCTAAAGATTCCCTATCCAACCTCAACGCCTGCGCCGCCGCCGACGGATATTCCAAACGAAGCCACACAGACCGCGCAAGCCTGCGAAAAAGTGACATACACAGTTCAGGCGAACGACACGCTTTCGAGCATTGCCGCCAATTACAACATACCTCAAGATGCCATAAAGTTTTACAACGGACTGGCTTCGGACAACGTCCTGCTCGGCACCACGCTTGTGATCCCGCTATGCGAACGATTCGCCACGCCGGGACCAACTCCCACTGCGACGTTACCGCCTCCTTATCCAGCCCCCAATCTGCTTCTCCCAGCGGATGGCGCCGCGTTCACTTTAGCGAACGACGTGGTCACCTTGCAATGGGCATCGGTCGGCACATTGCGCGAAAACGAGAGATACCAAATCATCATCGAAGATGTGACCACCGGCGAATTACGGATCACCGATTACGCGACGGATACAAAATACATCGTGCCGACTTCGTTCCGCCCGAACGATAACCTCGCGCACCTCATCCGCTGGTGGGTCACGACTGTCCGCCAAAATGGCGTGGATGAACAAGGTCAACCCATATGGGTTTCCGCTGGCGCGATCAGCGAAAAGCGCGCCTTCACGTGGGTGGGTGTGGCTGTACAGGGCACGCCGAAACCCTAG
- a CDS encoding alpha/beta hydrolase, with the protein MPKITLNNTEIYYETAGKGQMVLFIHGLGSSVRDWEMQIPAFSKSFQTVAFDLRGHGQSQKPQGPYSMSLFASDAAELIKSLGGAPVHVVGISLGGMVAFQLAVNHPELVKSLAIVNSGPEVVVRTLKDRWQVFLRFAIVRLLGMRKMGEVLSKRLFPKPEQGALRDTFVERWAENDTRPYLDTLRAIVGWSVADRIGEIAAPTLVVAADGDYTPVSSKQEYVSKMQNAKLVVIQDSRHAVPVEKPEEFNPIVIDFLENSLSSLR; encoded by the coding sequence ATGCCAAAGATAACGCTCAACAATACGGAGATCTATTATGAGACCGCGGGCAAGGGACAAATGGTTCTCTTCATTCACGGACTTGGCTCAAGCGTCCGCGATTGGGAGATGCAGATACCCGCCTTCTCTAAAAGTTTTCAAACGGTCGCCTTCGATCTGCGCGGACATGGACAGTCGCAAAAACCACAAGGACCGTATAGCATGTCGCTGTTTGCGAGCGACGCGGCTGAGTTGATCAAGTCGTTGGGCGGCGCGCCTGTCCACGTGGTGGGAATTTCATTGGGCGGCATGGTCGCCTTTCAACTCGCCGTGAATCACCCAGAGTTGGTGAAAAGTTTGGCGATCGTCAATTCGGGTCCCGAGGTCGTTGTCCGCACGCTGAAAGACAGATGGCAGGTGTTTTTGCGTTTTGCCATTGTCCGTTTGTTGGGGATGCGAAAGATGGGAGAAGTATTGAGCAAACGTCTGTTTCCAAAACCAGAGCAAGGCGCCTTACGCGATACATTCGTCGAACGGTGGGCGGAAAATGATACGCGGCCATATCTCGATACTTTGCGCGCCATTGTCGGGTGGAGCGTGGCGGACCGCATCGGTGAGATCGCCGCGCCGACGCTGGTCGTGGCGGCAGATGGAGATTACACGCCTGTATCCTCCAAGCAAGAATATGTTTCTAAAATGCAGAATGCAAAGTTGGTTGTGATTCAAGATTCTCGCCATGCAGTTCCCGTCGAAAAGCCCGAGGAGTTCAATCCTATCGTGATCGATTTCTTGGAAAATTCTCTTTCTTCGTTGAGGTAA
- a CDS encoding NIPSNAP family protein: MIHQLRIYEIFEHNKAAFHARFRDHAMRIMKKYGFEFVAMWEAREEQKTEFVYILAWRDEATKNAAWENFRADEEWKEVKWVTSAQYGDLVGAIEDRVLFLTDYSAPLSKSLNI; encoded by the coding sequence ATGATTCATCAATTGCGTATCTATGAAATTTTTGAACACAATAAAGCCGCTTTTCATGCGCGGTTCCGCGACCATGCCATGCGGATCATGAAAAAGTATGGCTTTGAGTTCGTCGCCATGTGGGAAGCAAGGGAAGAGCAAAAGACGGAGTTCGTTTATATCCTTGCGTGGCGGGATGAAGCGACGAAAAACGCCGCTTGGGAAAATTTCAGGGCGGACGAGGAGTGGAAGGAAGTCAAGTGGGTGACAAGCGCGCAGTATGGCGACTTGGTCGGCGCAATTGAAGATCGTGTCTTGTTCCTGACGGATTATTCTGCTCCTCTTTCCAAGTCACTCAATATATAA